One stretch of Nitrospirota bacterium DNA includes these proteins:
- a CDS encoding energy transducer TonB, whose product MIQKRFISYSLIIHLLAMSLLFIAPVAKEQKGKPFFARLVTAEDIPGGGEKAAPLPVPSRKSASLPRSSKKPSVPSAKSSASKSPQSAKSQESPAHTTAPSGSMSNGSEDLKSSQSGMPSGSGLQFPGKREDIETNKGKGFSVGQSAKEAGQKIAKKTEDKKEKSSISFDVKGFKYDAYMMRLKDKIEGIWQYPSAAAMRGIYGDLYLSFTIKKNGSLSKVELVRTSGHRNLDEAAMKALKDAAPYWPLPEDWKEEELTVKGHFIYSIYGVYVR is encoded by the coding sequence TTGATACAGAAAAGATTCATATCGTACTCTCTGATAATTCACCTGCTTGCAATGTCTCTTCTTTTTATTGCGCCAGTTGCTAAAGAACAAAAGGGCAAGCCATTCTTTGCGAGGCTTGTTACCGCAGAGGATATACCGGGAGGCGGGGAAAAAGCAGCGCCGCTACCTGTCCCTTCGCGGAAGTCCGCATCCTTGCCGCGCTCCTCGAAGAAGCCTTCTGTTCCTTCTGCTAAATCCAGCGCTTCAAAGAGTCCGCAGAGCGCTAAGAGTCAGGAATCCCCTGCACATACGACAGCGCCGTCAGGCTCAATGAGCAATGGGTCAGAGGATTTGAAAAGTTCGCAATCAGGAATGCCTTCGGGCTCAGGCTTGCAATTCCCCGGCAAAAGAGAAGATATAGAGACGAATAAGGGCAAGGGTTTCTCGGTAGGACAGAGCGCAAAGGAGGCAGGACAGAAGATCGCAAAGAAGACAGAGGATAAGAAAGAGAAAAGCAGTATCTCATTTGATGTTAAGGGATTTAAATATGACGCCTACATGATGAGGCTTAAAGATAAGATTGAAGGCATATGGCAGTATCCCTCTGCTGCGGCAATGAGGGGGATTTACGGAGACCTCTATCTCAGCTTTACGATTAAAAAGAACGGGAGCCTAAGCAAGGTGGAACTCGTCAGGACCTCAGGACACAGAAACCTTGATGAAGCAGCGATGAAGGCGCTTAAAGATGCCGCGCCTTACTGGCCGTTGCCTGAGGACTGGAAAGAGGAAGAACTCACCGTCAAAGGACATTTCATCTACAGTATTTACGGGGTTTATGTGAGGTAA
- a CDS encoding geranylgeranyl reductase family protein: MFRTKVLVIGGGPAGSTAARFLAKEGIDTILLERNFSFVKPCGGGIPDTAFDELGIPRNIIKKDVKNIKLVSPLNNAVDIRLEGGFIAIVKRGEFDSLLREDAKVKGAQLIEAGFSHFEETGTQITARVNINGKEEQIRTDYLIAADGVNSRVRLVLGLKLPAAVYTLTTKIKKDNADMCEFWFGASHARKSYSWIFPEAEGISAGTGSSDPGELKGMLRAFFGRRGMGADYTATRMYKVPLWSGELYNKDNILFIGDAAGQVMPLTYEGIYYAMKAGEFAAMAIIAGKPSDYKKLWRKRFNSRFMIMRKLCNYFLRDDNSAEKLVSLYRRQEIQAATMRLWLEKSSDGRKLISFANFFRKVLN; the protein is encoded by the coding sequence ATGTTCAGGACTAAGGTTCTTGTAATAGGCGGTGGGCCTGCGGGTTCAACAGCAGCCCGTTTCCTTGCAAAAGAAGGAATAGACACAATCCTGCTTGAAAGGAATTTTTCTTTCGTCAAACCCTGCGGCGGCGGAATTCCTGATACTGCCTTTGATGAATTAGGCATACCCAGAAATATTATCAAAAAAGACGTCAAAAATATAAAGTTGGTGTCTCCTCTGAATAACGCTGTTGATATCAGGCTTGAGGGCGGTTTTATTGCCATAGTCAAAAGGGGCGAATTTGATTCTCTATTGAGGGAGGATGCAAAAGTTAAAGGGGCACAGTTAATCGAAGCCGGGTTCAGTCATTTTGAGGAGACGGGTACGCAGATAACTGCGAGGGTAAATATTAACGGCAAGGAAGAGCAAATAAGAACTGACTACCTTATAGCCGCTGACGGCGTGAATTCAAGGGTAAGGCTTGTGCTCGGGTTGAAGCTGCCTGCTGCTGTCTATACGCTCACCACGAAGATAAAAAAGGACAATGCCGATATGTGTGAGTTCTGGTTTGGCGCATCACATGCCCGCAAGTCATATTCATGGATCTTTCCTGAGGCTGAAGGCATATCAGCAGGCACCGGCAGTTCTGACCCCGGAGAGTTGAAAGGCATGCTCAGGGCATTCTTTGGAAGAAGGGGTATGGGCGCTGATTATACTGCAACAAGGATGTACAAGGTGCCATTATGGAGCGGAGAGTTATATAATAAAGATAATATACTCTTCATTGGAGATGCGGCAGGGCAGGTAATGCCGCTGACCTATGAGGGTATATACTATGCGATGAAGGCTGGTGAGTTTGCAGCGATGGCAATAATAGCGGGAAAACCCTCTGATTATAAGAAACTGTGGCGCAAGAGGTTTAACAGCAGGTTTATGATCATGAGAAAGCTCTGCAATTATTTTCTGAGAGATGACAATTCTGCCGAGAAACTTGTTTCCCTCTACAGAAGACAGGAGATTCAGGCAGCTACGATGAGGCTCTGGCTTGAAAAGTCTTCTGATGGAAGGAAGCTAATCTCTTTTGCAAACTTTTTCAGAAAAGTTTTAAATTGA
- a CDS encoding riboflavin synthase yields the protein MFTGLIIEMGEITSVKMRSGGAVLSLKAREAASSAKLGDSISVNGVCLTVIEKNSGLLSFDLSDETLSSTNLGRLKRGDRVNLEASLSPDSKIGGHFVTGHVDAAGTMRSKVTIGDMLKVEIGAPAKVMNFIVEKGSVAVDGISLTIVDVLNDGFTVVIIPHTAKLTTIGFKSTGDTVNIEADILGKYVAKFLNKAGGKDSGLMNTLMSEGYIK from the coding sequence TTGTTTACAGGCCTTATAATTGAAATGGGGGAGATAACATCCGTTAAGATGCGCAGCGGAGGCGCAGTCCTTTCACTCAAGGCCCGGGAGGCGGCATCTTCCGCAAAACTTGGAGACAGCATTTCCGTGAACGGTGTGTGCCTTACTGTCATAGAGAAAAACTCCGGCCTGCTTTCTTTTGACCTCTCTGACGAAACTCTTAGCAGCACAAATCTGGGCAGACTTAAAAGAGGAGACAGGGTTAACCTTGAGGCGTCATTGAGCCCTGATTCAAAGATCGGAGGCCATTTTGTGACAGGACATGTTGATGCAGCCGGGACTATGCGTTCAAAGGTAACCATTGGCGATATGCTTAAAGTTGAAATCGGAGCTCCGGCAAAGGTAATGAATTTTATTGTAGAGAAAGGCTCGGTTGCTGTTGACGGGATAAGCCTTACAATTGTTGATGTGTTAAATGACGGTTTTACAGTTGTTATCATCCCGCATACGGCAAAGCTCACTACAATCGGATTCAAGAGTACAGGCGATACCGTAAACATCGAGGCGGATATTTTAGGGAAATATGTAGCGAAGTTTTTGAATAAAGCTGGGGGAAAGGATTCAGGGCTTATGAATACATTGATGAGTGAGGGATATATAAAATAA
- a CDS encoding galactose-1-phosphate uridylyltransferase, translated as MHELRKDPLMNRWVAVMSDSMAPGEYNLQEEKAKESECILCSGREKETTPEITAIRGNGSLPNEPGWLARVIPSFKPILHVEGDLGRRGVGMYDRMNSIGANEIIIETPEHNKADGDIGFEQMIRVVSLYKERIADLEKDLRLRYVLIYKNSGREAGAVYSHPHSQIIAMPIIPRRIKEELDGAKQYYSYKDRCIFCDIIREELRYGQRVIFETKKFIAFCPYAQRFSFEFCIMPKRHSCAFQEINSEEMEDLGLMLSAMMKKLGTILKNPPYNYVMHTAPNMIPRRNHWHTLGEDFHWHIEVMPRLTRVSGFEWGSGFYVITTSPEDAAKYLREA; from the coding sequence ATGCATGAACTGAGAAAAGACCCCTTGATGAACAGATGGGTTGCTGTTATGTCAGATTCGATGGCGCCCGGGGAATATAATCTGCAGGAAGAGAAGGCAAAAGAATCCGAATGCATTCTGTGTTCAGGCAGAGAAAAAGAAACCACTCCTGAAATAACTGCAATCAGGGGAAATGGTTCGCTTCCCAATGAGCCCGGCTGGCTGGCAAGGGTAATCCCAAGTTTTAAACCAATACTCCATGTGGAAGGCGACCTCGGCAGGCGCGGTGTCGGCATGTACGACAGGATGAACAGCATAGGCGCAAATGAAATTATCATAGAGACGCCTGAGCATAATAAAGCAGACGGTGATATTGGCTTTGAACAGATGATAAGGGTAGTTTCACTTTATAAAGAGAGGATTGCCGACCTTGAGAAAGATTTAAGGCTGAGATATGTATTGATATATAAAAATTCCGGCAGGGAGGCAGGCGCTGTTTATTCTCATCCCCATTCTCAGATTATCGCAATGCCGATTATCCCGAGGCGCATAAAGGAAGAACTTGACGGCGCAAAGCAGTATTATTCTTACAAGGACCGGTGTATATTCTGCGATATAATAAGGGAAGAACTGCGGTATGGCCAGAGGGTAATCTTCGAGACAAAAAAATTTATTGCCTTTTGCCCTTACGCCCAGAGGTTTTCATTTGAATTCTGCATAATGCCGAAGAGGCATTCCTGTGCGTTTCAGGAGATAAACTCAGAGGAGATGGAAGACCTTGGTTTGATGCTGTCAGCTATGATGAAAAAACTCGGTACCATACTCAAAAATCCACCGTATAATTATGTTATGCACACAGCGCCGAACATGATCCCGAGGCGTAATCACTGGCATACGCTCGGAGAAGATTTTCACTGGCATATAGAGGTAATGCCGAGACTTACGAGAGTAAGCGGTTTTGAGTGGGGTTCGGGTTTCTATGTGATAACAACATCCCCTGAGGATGCAGCTAAATATTTAAGGGAGGCGTGA
- a CDS encoding archease, with translation MKQFEIIDISGDVGIRAFGKSIEEVFKNSALGMYSLITNLEGVKEEKTISISVESNSLEGLLVSWLNELIFHFDAYNFIGKDISIKALSSQPSALKAEIRGEEFDTERHERKLLIKAATYHRLKVEKTGDVWEADIIFDI, from the coding sequence GTGAAGCAATTTGAGATAATAGACATATCAGGCGATGTCGGGATAAGGGCTTTTGGCAAAAGCATTGAAGAGGTTTTTAAGAACTCCGCTCTCGGCATGTACAGTTTGATAACTAACCTTGAGGGTGTTAAGGAAGAAAAAACAATAAGCATTTCTGTAGAGAGCAATTCCCTTGAAGGGCTTCTTGTTTCATGGCTGAATGAACTCATATTTCATTTTGACGCATATAATTTTATCGGGAAGGATATAAGCATAAAAGCACTCAGCAGTCAGCCTTCAGCTTTAAAGGCAGAGATAAGAGGAGAGGAATTTGATACTGAAAGGCATGAGAGAAAGTTATTGATAAAGGCAGCGACATATCATAGACTGAAGGTAGAGAAGACAGGAGATGTCTGGGAGGCGGATATTATTTTTGATATCTGA
- the rsmA gene encoding ribosomal RNA small subunit methyltransferase A, with protein sequence MKPKKHLGQNFLYDPSILRKIVEAAEISSGDTVVEIGAGHGSLTALLAEKAKKVIAIELDRELCEKLKTEFNEYGNVELDCGNALRYPYEGLPEFKVVANIPYYITTPIIFRLIESRGNLISMTLTVQKEVAKRIAAQPGIKDYGVLSIMLQYYAIPELKFMIPKGAFRPVPKVDSAVVHLEIRKSPLVSVKDEKFFFRVVKTAFTQRRKTLANSLKSLSADIKDKIVHAGIDPQRRPGTLSIEEFAKLADVL encoded by the coding sequence ATGAAACCTAAAAAACATCTCGGCCAGAATTTTCTTTATGATCCATCCATACTCAGGAAGATTGTAGAGGCGGCAGAAATATCTTCCGGAGATACAGTTGTTGAGATAGGGGCCGGCCACGGCAGTCTTACAGCGCTGCTTGCAGAGAAGGCAAAAAAAGTTATAGCGATAGAACTTGACAGGGAACTCTGCGAGAAACTCAAGACCGAATTTAACGAGTACGGGAATGTTGAGCTTGACTGCGGGAATGCGCTCAGATATCCCTATGAAGGCCTTCCTGAATTCAAGGTAGTTGCAAATATCCCTTATTACATCACTACTCCGATAATATTCAGGCTTATTGAGAGCCGGGGGAATCTAATATCCATGACGCTCACTGTTCAGAAAGAGGTTGCAAAGAGAATCGCGGCCCAACCCGGCATTAAAGACTACGGCGTTCTTTCTATCATGCTTCAGTATTATGCTATTCCTGAATTAAAGTTTATGATTCCTAAAGGTGCGTTCAGGCCTGTGCCAAAGGTTGATTCTGCCGTCGTTCATCTGGAAATCAGAAAATCGCCTCTCGTTAGCGTTAAGGATGAAAAGTTTTTCTTCAGAGTGGTCAAGACCGCTTTTACACAAAGGAGAAAGACGCTTGCAAATTCGCTCAAATCGTTGTCAGCGGATATAAAGGATAAGATTGTCCATGCAGGGATAGATCCGCAGAGAAGGCCCGGCACTTTGAGCATTGAGGAATTTGCAAAACTGGCGGATGTGCTGTGA
- a CDS encoding bifunctional 3,4-dihydroxy-2-butanone-4-phosphate synthase/GTP cyclohydrolase II, which produces MEKYKFNTIDEAIDDIAKGRMVILVDDEDRENEGDLCMAAEKVTSDAINFMAKHGRGLICLSLTPERVGELKLQMMTDDNTSPFGTAFTVSIEAKRGVTTGISASDRATTILTAINPNTKPEDISKPGHVFPLRAKRGGVLQRAGQTEGSVDLVRLAGLYPAGVICEIMNDDGTMARVPQLAEFAKKHSMKIVTVKDLIKYRMRAELFVRRIAVTKLPTEFGGDFTAVAYANDMDSNVHIALVKGEIKHEDEVLVRVHSECLTGDVFGSKRCDCGEQLHKAMELIKKEGKGVVLYMRQEGRGIGLVNKLKSYELQDKGLDTVEANIKLGFKPDLRDYGIGAQILVDLGVRKMRLMTNNPKKIIGLEGYGLKVVERVPVETKPHDKNIIYLKTKKKKLGHMLDSV; this is translated from the coding sequence ATGGAAAAATATAAATTCAACACCATAGACGAGGCAATTGACGACATTGCAAAAGGCAGGATGGTTATCCTTGTAGATGATGAAGACCGTGAAAATGAAGGCGACCTCTGCATGGCAGCAGAGAAGGTGACTTCTGATGCAATTAATTTCATGGCGAAACACGGCAGGGGACTTATATGTCTTTCACTTACGCCTGAGCGCGTGGGAGAACTGAAACTACAGATGATGACAGATGACAACACCTCTCCCTTCGGCACTGCATTCACAGTTTCAATAGAGGCTAAAAGAGGGGTTACAACAGGCATCTCTGCTTCTGACAGGGCAACTACAATACTCACAGCAATAAATCCAAATACGAAGCCTGAAGATATTTCAAAGCCGGGACATGTATTCCCTTTGCGGGCAAAGCGTGGCGGAGTTCTCCAGAGAGCCGGCCAGACAGAGGGTTCTGTGGACCTTGTAAGGCTTGCAGGGCTTTACCCTGCAGGCGTTATCTGCGAGATTATGAATGATGACGGCACAATGGCAAGGGTGCCCCAGCTTGCGGAATTCGCAAAGAAACACAGCATGAAAATAGTTACAGTAAAAGACCTCATCAAATACAGGATGAGGGCTGAGCTTTTCGTAAGGCGTATAGCAGTGACAAAGCTGCCGACTGAATTCGGCGGAGATTTTACGGCTGTTGCCTACGCCAATGATATGGACAGCAATGTTCATATTGCTCTTGTCAAAGGCGAGATAAAGCACGAAGACGAGGTGCTTGTGAGGGTGCATTCTGAATGTCTTACAGGCGATGTGTTTGGTTCAAAGAGGTGCGACTGCGGAGAGCAGCTCCACAAAGCTATGGAACTCATAAAAAAAGAAGGGAAAGGCGTTGTCTTATATATGAGGCAGGAAGGAAGGGGTATCGGGCTCGTTAATAAATTAAAATCATATGAGCTTCAGGATAAGGGACTGGATACAGTTGAGGCGAATATAAAACTTGGATTTAAACCCGACCTCAGGGACTACGGCATAGGCGCTCAGATACTTGTTGACCTTGGGGTAAGAAAGATGAGGCTGATGACAAACAACCCGAAGAAGATTATCGGACTTGAAGGATACGGGCTAAAGGTAGTGGAGAGAGTTCCTGTAGAGACCAAGCCGCACGATAAAAATATCATTTATCTAAAGACAAAGAAAAAGAAATTAGGGCACATGCTTGACAGCGTGTAA
- the lepB gene encoding signal peptidase I: MTNKKQIIWEYAKAIITALILAMLIRTFIIQAFKIPSGSMIPTLLVGDHILVNKFLYGTKIPFSDKRVLMFKKPERGDIIVFKYPENPSKDFIKRVVAAEGDVIESKNKMIHVNGNKVNEPYAQHTDSSMRPMGIEPRDNFGPVIVPKNKYFVMGDNRDQSYDSRYWGYVDIKDVKGKALILYWSWDSEKSWARFGRIGSLIH, encoded by the coding sequence ATGACAAACAAAAAGCAGATAATATGGGAGTATGCAAAGGCGATAATCACCGCGCTTATACTGGCTATGCTGATAAGGACCTTCATTATACAGGCATTCAAGATTCCGTCAGGCTCGATGATTCCCACACTGCTTGTAGGCGACCATATTCTTGTGAACAAATTTCTTTACGGCACAAAAATTCCCTTCTCGGACAAGAGGGTTCTTATGTTCAAGAAACCCGAGAGAGGGGATATAATAGTTTTTAAATACCCGGAGAATCCCTCTAAGGATTTCATAAAAAGAGTGGTGGCGGCAGAAGGCGATGTAATAGAATCAAAAAACAAAATGATACATGTTAACGGGAACAAGGTAAATGAGCCGTATGCACAGCATACAGACAGTTCTATGCGGCCGATGGGGATTGAGCCGAGGGATAATTTCGGGCCCGTTATAGTTCCCAAGAATAAGTATTTTGTAATGGGAGACAACCGTGACCAGAGCTATGACAGCCGCTACTGGGGATATGTGGATATAAAGGACGTAAAAGGAAAGGCGCTTATTCTTTACTGGTCCTGGGACTCTGAAAAAAGCTGGGCGAGATTCGGAAGGATTGGGAGTCTGATACATTGA
- a CDS encoding Mov34/MPN/PAD-1 family protein, producing MRVYLSETAFIDLLLSSAEVYKRESLGFLLGYKPEGRFIIEHAFSFQTARRKHKGVTFQHKNHKKIEPILEKFDRLQIIGDFHSHTQFGVTKGLPIPSDEDIKEMKDGQVYLIVAINNNEKTLNWGENRDCTISGSVGEFFFKIAAYFLSGSSGIKRARIHCPFPPGF from the coding sequence GTGAGGGTCTATTTATCCGAGACTGCGTTTATAGACCTTTTATTAAGCTCTGCAGAGGTATATAAGCGCGAGAGCCTGGGCTTTCTTCTGGGTTATAAACCTGAAGGCAGATTTATAATTGAACATGCATTCAGTTTTCAGACTGCAAGAAGGAAGCATAAGGGGGTTACCTTCCAGCACAAGAATCATAAGAAGATAGAACCTATATTAGAGAAATTTGACAGGCTTCAGATCATAGGCGACTTCCATTCTCATACTCAGTTCGGTGTGACAAAGGGGCTGCCTATACCAAGCGACGAAGACATCAAAGAGATGAAAGATGGGCAGGTATATCTGATAGTTGCTATAAACAACAATGAAAAAACCCTTAACTGGGGTGAAAACAGGGACTGCACAATATCGGGCTCTGTCGGAGAATTCTTTTTTAAGATAGCCGCATATTTCCTTAGCGGCTCTTCAGGGATAAAAAGGGCGAGGATTCACTGCCCATTTCCGCCCGGATTCTGA
- a CDS encoding universal stress protein: MNVKKILFPTDFSEGSDNALPYAADMAKHYGAKLYLLHVIQDLADATGWYVPHISLDELYRDIEKNAAKEMDRYGVEELRGIKDLERIVVKGRPYAEILKFAGENKADLIIIGTHGRKGLDRVIFGSTAEKVVRDAPCPVLSVRLPDHEVRK, translated from the coding sequence ATGAACGTTAAGAAGATTCTTTTTCCTACGGACTTTTCAGAGGGCTCGGATAATGCCCTGCCTTATGCGGCTGATATGGCAAAGCATTATGGCGCAAAACTTTATCTGCTTCATGTGATACAGGACCTGGCCGATGCAACGGGGTGGTATGTTCCCCATATATCGCTGGACGAACTGTACAGGGATATTGAGAAAAATGCGGCAAAAGAGATGGACAGGTATGGCGTTGAAGAACTCAGAGGGATAAAGGACCTTGAACGTATTGTTGTAAAGGGGAGGCCATACGCTGAGATTTTAAAATTTGCCGGAGAGAATAAGGCGGACCTTATAATTATAGGCACGCATGGCAGGAAAGGGCTTGACAGGGTTATCTTCGGAAGCACCGCGGAAAAGGTGGTAAGAGACGCGCCGTGTCCTGTGCTCAGCGTAAGATTGCCTGATCATGAGGTCAGGAAGTGA